One segment of Rhodopirellula baltica SH 1 DNA contains the following:
- a CDS encoding ABC transporter permease encodes MNLQPEDFWSYSEWFFRDGAFLESAALKGIVLLVLAIVLGLIAGYVISSSRYGSGEGFFAVARAVRDFFRFDLPGTSLRRIFALARLSFKEALRRKVLYIVGLFVVLLLLAGWYLNPQSDDPARLYVSFVLTMTNYLVLALALFISAFSLPEDIKNKTIYTIVTKPVRATEIIAGRMLGFVGVGTMILVPMGLLSWVFVVRGLDHTHQEVVEVRELPGGGYEGETDYVQFHSHTFKLDETGEGLTNIVRGHRHVVRRSEDGTFQIGPPQGALRARIPSYGSIRFRDRSGNLQEEGIDVGNERLAGGYSSTGIARLIGVAKGNRKIEHGYVEGGSLGTAEFTFDNVTQERYPDGIPVDLSLRAYRSYKGDIETGIRGSVTMKHPDKAIESNPVAFIVDEYEVDEKILPLEIEGTDGSETRMLSVFEDLVNEEGQIMIIVRCLDRAQYLGVTKSGVYLHPADNSFGWNLTKAYGSIWLQMTMVIAFGVMFSTFLTGPVAMISTFVCVLLGFSAEQVFDTRHYIDSGIERGGGPIESMVRLLRQDAMTTQLDVDTVAAKVIKTVDAAIVYGLDAIATALPNLPKMVETAEYAASGFDIFGALLARHATATFGYVLLAFIVSYFILKSREIAA; translated from the coding sequence ATGAACCTACAACCGGAAGATTTCTGGTCGTATTCAGAATGGTTCTTTCGAGACGGTGCGTTTCTAGAAAGTGCCGCGTTGAAGGGGATCGTGTTGTTGGTCCTGGCCATCGTGCTGGGATTGATCGCGGGATACGTGATCTCGTCGTCCCGATACGGTTCTGGAGAAGGCTTCTTTGCCGTCGCCCGTGCTGTTCGAGACTTCTTTCGATTCGACCTGCCCGGCACCAGCCTGCGACGCATCTTTGCTCTCGCGAGGCTCTCGTTTAAAGAAGCACTTCGACGAAAGGTGCTCTACATCGTCGGATTGTTTGTTGTGTTGTTGTTACTTGCAGGTTGGTATCTCAACCCGCAAAGCGACGACCCGGCCCGACTTTATGTCAGCTTTGTGCTGACGATGACCAACTACTTGGTCTTGGCATTGGCATTGTTCATCAGTGCATTCTCGCTGCCTGAAGACATCAAGAACAAAACGATCTACACGATCGTCACCAAACCCGTTCGAGCGACTGAAATCATCGCCGGTCGAATGCTTGGGTTTGTTGGCGTCGGCACGATGATCCTCGTCCCAATGGGTTTGCTCAGTTGGGTATTTGTGGTTCGCGGTTTGGATCACACCCATCAAGAAGTCGTCGAAGTTCGTGAATTGCCTGGTGGCGGATACGAAGGTGAGACCGACTACGTCCAGTTCCACTCCCACACGTTCAAGTTGGACGAAACCGGCGAAGGGCTCACGAATATTGTTCGTGGTCACCGTCACGTCGTCCGTCGCAGCGAAGATGGAACGTTTCAGATCGGGCCACCCCAGGGTGCTTTGCGAGCTCGGATCCCATCCTATGGTTCGATCCGTTTCCGTGACCGATCGGGCAATTTGCAAGAGGAAGGCATCGACGTTGGAAACGAACGTTTGGCCGGTGGCTACAGCAGCACGGGCATCGCTCGTCTGATTGGTGTCGCCAAGGGTAACCGCAAGATCGAGCACGGCTACGTCGAAGGCGGGTCGCTCGGTACCGCCGAGTTCACGTTTGATAACGTGACGCAAGAACGCTATCCCGATGGCATTCCGGTTGATCTCTCGTTGCGAGCCTACCGTTCATACAAGGGTGACATCGAAACCGGCATTCGCGGTTCGGTCACCATGAAGCACCCCGACAAAGCGATCGAAAGCAATCCGGTTGCTTTCATCGTGGATGAGTATGAAGTCGACGAAAAGATTTTGCCGCTCGAGATTGAGGGCACTGACGGCAGCGAAACTCGCATGCTCAGCGTGTTTGAAGATTTGGTTAACGAAGAAGGCCAAATCATGATCATCGTTCGCTGCCTCGACCGCGCTCAGTATTTGGGTGTGACGAAGAGCGGCGTGTATCTGCACCCCGCCGACAACTCGTTTGGTTGGAACCTCACCAAAGCCTACGGGTCGATTTGGTTGCAGATGACGATGGTGATCGCCTTCGGCGTGATGTTCAGTACGTTTTTGACTGGACCCGTCGCGATGATTTCGACTTTCGTCTGCGTGCTCCTCGGTTTCTCTGCGGAACAAGTGTTCGATACGCGTCACTACATCGACAGCGGTATCGAGCGTGGAGGCGGGCCAATCGAATCGATGGTTCGTTTGCTTCGCCAAGACGCCATGACGACTCAGTTGGATGTCGACACGGTCGCGGCAAAGGTGATCAAAACGGTCGACGCGGCCATTGTTTACGGCCTTGATGCGATCGCCACGGCACTGCCCAACCTTCCCAAAATGGTCGAGACGGCGGAGTACGCCGCATCGGGCTTCGATATTTTCGGTGCGTTGCTCGCGCGGCACGCCACGGCAACGTTCGGGTACGTCCTGCTTGCCTTCATTGTCAGTTATTTTATCCTGAAATCGCGTGAGATCGCGGCATGA
- a CDS encoding ABC transporter ATP-binding protein produces MSTEPNAAVADAPQTATPDSADASSSVVIETRNLSKIYRDFWGRKKVHALKSLDIEVRPGEIFGLLGPNGSGKSTTIKLILGLLFPTSGRVLVFDQDASETSKNERIGYLPEESYLYKFLTADETLDFYGRLFDLSASERRDRVSQLIEMVGLQGAKHRQLKEYSKGMTRRVGLAQALINDPDLILLDEPTTGLDPIGTREMKDLILGLRDQGKTVLLCSHQLADVQDVCDRVAILHQGELKELGRVSDLLKVQDVTEVHATGLSDAAKTEIADVIARHGGTVQSIDNPTATMEDLFLNIVRESEARPGARRVSQGSDAASANDGSSDSDGGQA; encoded by the coding sequence GTGAGTACCGAACCCAATGCGGCTGTGGCTGACGCGCCGCAAACCGCGACACCGGATTCTGCCGACGCCTCCAGCTCGGTCGTCATCGAGACCCGCAACCTGAGCAAGATTTACCGTGACTTTTGGGGCCGGAAAAAGGTTCACGCGTTGAAGTCCTTGGACATCGAAGTCCGCCCTGGAGAAATCTTCGGCTTGCTGGGGCCCAACGGAAGCGGCAAATCCACCACCATCAAACTGATCCTCGGGCTGTTGTTTCCAACCAGTGGACGTGTTTTGGTGTTCGACCAAGACGCCAGCGAAACCAGCAAGAACGAGCGGATCGGGTATTTGCCCGAAGAATCGTACCTGTACAAATTTCTGACCGCGGACGAAACACTCGACTTCTATGGCCGACTGTTTGACCTGTCCGCCTCCGAGCGACGTGACCGCGTGTCGCAGTTGATCGAAATGGTGGGGCTTCAGGGTGCCAAGCACCGCCAGTTGAAGGAATACAGTAAGGGGATGACCCGCCGAGTCGGTTTGGCTCAGGCATTGATCAACGACCCCGACCTCATCCTGTTGGACGAACCGACCACCGGTTTGGACCCAATCGGTACTCGCGAAATGAAGGACTTGATCCTTGGCCTTCGAGACCAAGGCAAAACCGTCCTGCTGTGCAGCCACCAGCTTGCCGACGTTCAAGACGTTTGCGATCGCGTCGCGATTCTGCACCAGGGTGAGCTGAAAGAGCTCGGCCGAGTCAGTGACCTGTTGAAGGTTCAAGATGTGACCGAAGTCCATGCGACGGGATTGTCCGACGCGGCCAAGACCGAAATCGCAGACGTTATCGCACGACACGGTGGAACGGTTCAATCGATCGACAACCCAACGGCGACGATGGAAGACTTGTTCCTCAACATCGTTCGTGAGAGCGAGGCTCGACCAGGGGCTCGCCGAGTTTCCCAAGGTTCCGACGCGGCTTCCGCCAATGATGGCAGCAGCGACAGCGACGGAGGACAGGCATGA
- a CDS encoding bifunctional folylpolyglutamate synthase/dihydrofolate synthase has translation MLTPRGRSMSRRHRPFHPDHDDSEIESRSTVISRKSDAYQAALGWLVDRIDYEKLASSGSRYRFTLDRMRDLIQRLGHGQHLTVDSTELGQSPPSSENQSSVVELARPDSIVQPSKSTGVQIVHLAGTKGKGSAATMVAALLHSAGYRVGLYTSPHLVNLEERFRVDGEIATPEEMIGLIDSMRPIVEAMTAAPIGGPSFFELTTAMAIEHFHRRQCDIWVLETGLGGRLDSTNVFQSHATAITSIGLDHQHVLGDTAELIAAEKAGIFKRDTPAINGVPAGPVRDVIVRIANQIGAPLMHLGDEIQITPNTESQKCWGSSFQISGLGDWMPGDTVVDLKLEGAHQIRNAAIALALVDALPDVTRKLRPEQCIHQCLSSLQMEARLERFDLSDDRVVLLDTAHNADSIEAMLNVLNQRMAGRRRLCLFGTSADKNVLAMLQRMQPHFDQWTLTRYEGNPRFVPVDDLNRTALQAGLSPDRITSFEHPIAAVQNAVNSLNTGDVLVICGSFFLAAEIRPWLVQCCGSSSVSTTSSSSTDGSSSG, from the coding sequence ATGCTAACGCCGCGCGGGCGATCCATGTCCCGGCGTCACCGACCATTTCACCCCGATCACGATGATTCAGAGATCGAAAGCAGATCGACCGTGATCTCGCGAAAAAGTGATGCCTATCAAGCCGCACTGGGTTGGTTGGTCGACCGAATTGACTACGAAAAGCTGGCATCCTCCGGTTCGCGTTACCGTTTTACACTGGATCGAATGCGGGATTTGATCCAGCGTCTGGGCCATGGTCAGCATCTCACGGTCGATTCAACTGAACTCGGCCAAAGCCCCCCATCCAGCGAGAATCAATCCTCCGTGGTTGAATTGGCGAGGCCGGATTCGATCGTTCAGCCAAGCAAATCAACCGGCGTTCAAATCGTCCACCTGGCGGGCACCAAAGGAAAAGGCAGCGCCGCCACCATGGTCGCCGCACTGCTCCACTCCGCCGGATACCGTGTTGGTCTTTACACTTCGCCGCACCTAGTGAATCTGGAAGAACGCTTCCGAGTCGATGGTGAGATCGCGACTCCGGAGGAGATGATCGGACTGATCGACTCCATGAGACCGATCGTCGAAGCGATGACGGCCGCTCCCATCGGTGGCCCGTCGTTCTTTGAACTGACCACAGCGATGGCGATTGAACACTTTCACCGACGACAGTGCGACATCTGGGTTTTGGAAACCGGTTTGGGCGGACGGCTCGACAGCACCAATGTTTTTCAAAGTCACGCCACCGCGATCACCAGCATTGGGCTGGATCACCAACACGTTTTGGGTGATACGGCAGAGCTGATCGCAGCCGAAAAAGCGGGAATTTTCAAACGAGACACGCCAGCCATCAACGGCGTCCCCGCAGGTCCAGTGCGTGACGTAATCGTGCGAATCGCCAACCAAATCGGCGCTCCGCTGATGCACCTTGGTGACGAGATCCAGATCACTCCGAACACAGAGTCCCAGAAATGCTGGGGCAGCAGCTTCCAAATCAGCGGACTTGGCGATTGGATGCCCGGGGACACGGTCGTCGATCTAAAGCTCGAAGGAGCACACCAGATTCGCAACGCCGCGATCGCGCTGGCGTTGGTCGATGCCTTGCCCGACGTCACGCGAAAACTTCGTCCCGAACAATGCATCCATCAGTGTCTATCGTCACTGCAAATGGAAGCTCGACTGGAACGTTTCGATTTATCGGACGACCGGGTGGTGTTGCTAGACACGGCTCACAATGCCGACTCGATCGAAGCGATGCTAAACGTATTGAATCAGCGTATGGCGGGGCGGCGGCGATTGTGCTTGTTCGGCACCAGCGCCGACAAGAATGTGCTGGCGATGCTGCAAAGAATGCAGCCGCACTTCGACCAATGGACGCTCACTCGATACGAAGGCAACCCGCGATTCGTACCGGTCGACGATTTGAACCGAACGGCACTGCAAGCAGGCCTGTCTCCCGATCGCATCACCTCATTCGAACACCCCATTGCGGCAGTTCAAAACGCCGTCAACTCTCTTAACACCGGAGACGTCCTGGTCATCTGCGGCTCGTTCTTTCTCGCCGCCGAGATTCGACCTTGGTTGGTTCAGTGTTGCGGTTCGTCGTCGGTTTCAACGACTTCTTCGTCTTCAACCGACGGCTCGTCGAGCGGTTGA
- a CDS encoding CNNM domain-containing protein: protein MLLLVYLVAAIGFSFYCSVAEAVLLSITPSFVATLEKTKPIAAKRLSRLKANIDRPLAAILSLNTIAHTIGAAGVGAEASKLYGDTAYGGHAVGIASALMTLLVLVFSEIIPKTIGALHWRTLGPMVAASVGYLIVLLYPLVWMSEQLTKVLSGGKSHHTLTRDELSAMAEIGAQQGVLDDHESRVFQSLMRLPDLTAQDIMTPRVVIIAYPETMTVGELLEKASPDQSGDSDSNRDGSTDAESSTLSGEVVDLPVSRIPIYDQQLDRITGFVLKVDLLLAHTRGQSDRQLKEFLRPVAVVRHNRPLPKLLEILLEGRHHLAMVSDAYGSIVGLVTLEDLVETLLGLEIVDESDKQVDLQQYARKRWEERAARIGIQPLDEPSVEDEEVVETDDEPQH from the coding sequence ATGCTTCTGCTAGTTTATCTCGTCGCGGCCATCGGCTTCTCTTTTTACTGCAGTGTTGCCGAAGCGGTGTTGCTGTCGATCACACCCTCGTTCGTTGCAACGCTGGAAAAGACCAAGCCGATCGCGGCGAAACGTTTGAGCCGGTTGAAGGCCAACATCGATCGTCCGTTGGCAGCGATTTTGAGTTTGAACACGATTGCCCACACGATTGGTGCGGCGGGAGTGGGGGCCGAGGCATCCAAGTTGTATGGCGACACGGCCTACGGTGGTCATGCGGTGGGGATTGCCAGTGCGTTGATGACGCTTTTGGTATTGGTCTTCAGTGAGATCATTCCGAAGACCATTGGTGCGTTGCACTGGCGAACGCTTGGTCCAATGGTGGCAGCTTCGGTGGGCTATTTGATTGTCTTGTTGTATCCGTTGGTTTGGATGAGCGAGCAGCTGACCAAAGTTTTGTCAGGCGGAAAAAGTCACCACACGCTGACCCGAGATGAGCTTTCCGCGATGGCCGAAATCGGAGCTCAGCAGGGTGTGTTGGATGATCACGAATCGCGCGTGTTTCAATCGTTGATGCGGCTGCCCGATTTGACCGCGCAGGACATCATGACTCCGCGGGTCGTCATCATCGCCTATCCCGAAACGATGACCGTGGGAGAATTGCTTGAAAAAGCATCGCCTGACCAGTCCGGCGACAGCGATTCCAATCGCGATGGCTCGACCGATGCAGAGTCGTCGACGCTCAGCGGCGAGGTGGTGGATCTGCCGGTTTCTCGGATTCCGATTTACGATCAGCAACTCGATCGTATCACCGGATTTGTGCTGAAAGTCGACTTGCTGCTCGCTCACACTCGCGGCCAATCGGACCGTCAGCTAAAAGAATTCCTGCGTCCCGTCGCCGTGGTTCGGCACAATCGCCCGCTGCCCAAGTTGTTGGAAATCCTTCTCGAGGGACGGCACCATTTGGCGATGGTCAGCGACGCCTATGGCAGCATCGTCGGATTGGTAACGCTGGAAGACTTGGTTGAAACATTGCTCGGCCTGGAGATTGTCGACGAATCGGACAAGCAAGTCGATTTGCAACAGTACGCTCGAAAACGTTGGGAAGAACGAGCGGCTCGAATTGGCATTCAACCGCTCGACGAGCCGTCGGTTGAAGACGAAGAAGTCGTTGAAACCGACGACGAACCGCAACACTGA
- a CDS encoding SDR family NAD(P)-dependent oxidoreductase, giving the protein MSVQPIPSGIVVTGASSGIGQAIAIRLAESERSAGRRSRFLIHYRQNQDGAESTAAAIREQNQEAEIIAADLADSNDVRRLAEDAFELLGDIQTWVNNAGLDVLTGAAADWSFDEKLQRLLAVDVQGTIALSRLVGEQLKRQVFSQKRNDSIVPSMTFIGWDQAPLGMEGDAGMMFGPVKAAVMAFSASLAQTLAPHVRVNTVSPGWTQTAWGKTTSGYWDDRAKHQSLMNRWGRPEDIAEAVAYLVAPTNCFVTGQNININGGWNRRFDAPPTSRQSEL; this is encoded by the coding sequence ATGTCTGTCCAACCGATCCCATCCGGCATCGTCGTCACGGGCGCCTCCAGCGGCATCGGCCAGGCGATCGCGATTCGACTGGCGGAATCTGAACGTTCCGCAGGCAGGCGTTCTCGATTCCTGATCCACTACCGTCAAAATCAGGACGGTGCTGAATCGACCGCCGCCGCGATCCGAGAACAAAACCAAGAGGCCGAAATCATCGCCGCTGATCTAGCTGATTCAAACGATGTGCGGCGGTTGGCTGAAGACGCATTCGAACTTCTCGGCGACATCCAAACCTGGGTCAACAATGCTGGCTTGGATGTGTTGACCGGTGCCGCGGCAGATTGGTCCTTCGACGAAAAACTTCAGAGACTGCTGGCCGTGGACGTCCAAGGCACCATCGCCCTTTCGCGATTGGTCGGCGAACAGTTGAAGCGACAAGTCTTCTCGCAGAAACGGAACGATTCGATCGTACCGTCGATGACCTTCATTGGCTGGGACCAAGCTCCGCTGGGAATGGAAGGCGATGCGGGGATGATGTTTGGCCCCGTCAAAGCCGCCGTGATGGCATTTTCGGCTTCGCTTGCTCAAACGCTAGCACCGCACGTGCGAGTCAACACGGTCTCACCGGGTTGGACGCAAACCGCCTGGGGTAAAACGACGTCAGGCTACTGGGACGACCGAGCAAAACACCAATCGCTGATGAACCGATGGGGGCGTCCCGAAGACATCGCCGAAGCGGTCGCGTACTTGGTCGCTCCAACAAACTGCTTTGTCACCGGGCAAAACATCAACATCAATGGTGGCTGGAATCGTCGCTTTGACGCTCCGCCAACATCTCGTCAATCAGAGTTGTGA
- a CDS encoding glycosyltransferase family 4 protein, which produces MKRASSATVVYLLNFFAPDVIAIAQAWNQRVNKLIVLLSVAMEGNRSWKAEDGGLDVRQQRTWTRTRTDHHPSGYTDVNYVHFPIDTLKQLRRARADVVVSAELGARSMLAALHCARSGWFGLRQRRCQLIIAVSTSPWIEASRSGWLRRKQRSLLLARADRVTYHGPECKQWLLELGVPKKRLAPFHYSADPTKIYMGELKTQSADRVRVLTVGQLIDRKGVREGLANMIDVAHQSPESLIDWTLIGGGPLLAELETVPTPENLKIDWRGNCDAEQIRDAYHEHEIMFFPTRGDEWGLVVDEALHSGLVVIGNDRAQAVTTLIRDGYNGWIVEIDQPASLACAVNAYAKLDVQKRMEMRQQARQSVVDRTPDNSADQITTLIDEMLAERQSDDSSHH; this is translated from the coding sequence GTGAAACGAGCTTCGTCGGCCACCGTCGTTTATCTGCTGAATTTCTTTGCACCGGATGTGATCGCGATTGCTCAAGCGTGGAATCAGCGTGTTAACAAACTGATCGTCTTGCTGTCCGTTGCAATGGAAGGCAATCGATCATGGAAGGCTGAGGATGGTGGTCTGGATGTCCGTCAGCAAAGAACATGGACTCGCACGCGAACCGACCATCATCCGAGCGGCTACACCGATGTGAACTATGTGCACTTTCCCATCGATACGTTGAAACAGCTCCGGCGGGCTCGCGCCGATGTGGTGGTCTCGGCTGAACTTGGTGCTCGGTCGATGCTGGCGGCGTTGCATTGCGCTCGGTCAGGCTGGTTTGGTCTTCGCCAGCGTCGATGCCAATTGATCATCGCCGTCAGCACTTCGCCTTGGATCGAAGCCAGTCGATCGGGATGGTTGCGAAGAAAACAGCGGTCGTTGTTACTCGCCCGAGCTGATCGGGTGACGTACCACGGTCCCGAGTGCAAGCAATGGTTGCTTGAGCTCGGTGTTCCGAAAAAACGCCTGGCTCCGTTTCATTACTCGGCGGACCCGACCAAGATCTACATGGGCGAACTGAAAACCCAATCAGCCGATCGTGTTCGCGTCTTGACCGTCGGCCAATTGATCGATCGCAAAGGTGTTCGCGAAGGCCTGGCGAACATGATTGATGTGGCGCATCAATCCCCGGAATCGCTCATCGATTGGACACTGATCGGCGGTGGCCCATTGTTGGCTGAACTAGAAACGGTGCCGACGCCGGAGAACTTGAAGATCGATTGGCGAGGCAATTGTGACGCCGAACAAATTCGTGACGCTTATCACGAACATGAGATCATGTTCTTCCCGACCCGTGGTGACGAATGGGGGTTGGTCGTCGACGAGGCTCTTCACAGCGGCTTGGTCGTGATTGGGAATGATCGGGCTCAGGCCGTGACGACCTTGATTCGCGACGGATACAACGGTTGGATCGTCGAGATAGATCAACCGGCCTCGTTGGCGTGTGCTGTCAATGCCTACGCCAAACTGGATGTGCAGAAACGAATGGAAATGCGTCAGCAGGCGCGGCAATCAGTTGTCGATCGAACGCCTGACAACTCAGCTGATCAGATCACAACTCTGATTGACGAGATGTTGGCGGAGCGTCAAAGCGACGATTCCAGCCACCATTGA
- a CDS encoding O-antigen ligase family protein codes for MLHLAQQFRTAWKESSLLAATTWCLVALSTFFGPLDISSDAETMTVGLDGQVACKLLIAGMAFVVGAYGALTSASVRQTMTTLPPVMLLTILFLVLLATPIAISGASLAVAMINVAYVAFIIVALFTLGLRGMVSAILVGVTATMTLALFFYVFVPKYGLFPELLADGLVVNRMSGTAHPNAVGRAMVLGGLATLYLVRKGTLQLNVAIPLAACFALSAYLAWSRTALVAGAFGMCILFLDRLTSRLGVSAIALVALLGVVGVTSIYVTGQEDHFVGKILAKVSKSGDAEEITSGTGRSEIWAKGISLIANRPIIGHGFNAAPILMLEFSQATHNAVLHATLAGGVIAGALMACLLLWNVFLIFGSEHLLLRALSAFTVLSCMTEDTVLETFPGPCTIVWLMCIFYPVLVDATQIDMIEAERSQRDQEEAAEPGTGFFGRPGISGTT; via the coding sequence ATGCTGCATCTCGCCCAGCAATTTCGAACGGCATGGAAGGAATCCTCGTTGCTGGCGGCCACGACCTGGTGTTTGGTCGCTCTATCGACATTCTTTGGACCGCTGGATATCTCGTCGGATGCCGAAACCATGACGGTTGGGCTGGACGGGCAAGTCGCGTGCAAGTTGCTGATTGCAGGGATGGCTTTCGTCGTCGGCGCATACGGCGCACTAACATCTGCGAGCGTTCGCCAGACGATGACGACTCTTCCGCCGGTCATGTTGCTGACGATCCTGTTTCTGGTGTTGCTGGCCACACCGATTGCGATTAGCGGAGCCTCGCTGGCAGTGGCAATGATCAACGTTGCCTATGTTGCTTTCATCATCGTTGCGTTATTCACGTTGGGTTTGCGGGGCATGGTCAGCGCGATCTTGGTGGGGGTCACCGCAACGATGACGTTGGCATTGTTCTTTTACGTGTTCGTGCCCAAATACGGTTTGTTCCCAGAGTTGTTGGCCGATGGTTTGGTGGTCAACCGGATGTCCGGAACGGCTCACCCCAACGCGGTCGGACGCGCCATGGTTTTGGGAGGGCTTGCAACGTTGTACTTGGTTCGAAAAGGCACATTGCAACTGAACGTCGCGATTCCACTGGCGGCGTGTTTTGCACTGTCGGCATACCTCGCTTGGAGTCGTACCGCTCTGGTCGCGGGTGCGTTTGGAATGTGCATTTTGTTCCTGGACCGATTGACCAGTCGGCTTGGTGTTTCCGCGATCGCGTTGGTGGCGTTGCTGGGTGTGGTTGGCGTCACGTCGATTTACGTCACCGGTCAAGAAGATCATTTCGTCGGTAAAATTCTTGCGAAGGTATCCAAGTCGGGAGACGCGGAAGAAATCACCAGCGGAACGGGGCGATCAGAAATTTGGGCCAAGGGAATCAGCTTGATCGCGAACCGGCCCATCATTGGTCACGGTTTCAACGCGGCACCGATTTTGATGTTGGAGTTTTCGCAAGCGACTCATAACGCGGTTCTTCACGCGACGCTTGCTGGTGGAGTGATCGCAGGTGCGTTGATGGCATGTTTGCTGCTTTGGAACGTGTTTTTGATTTTTGGTAGCGAGCACCTGTTGCTTCGCGCCCTTTCAGCATTCACGGTGCTGTCGTGCATGACCGAAGACACTGTTTTAGAAACGTTTCCCGGACCATGCACGATTGTGTGGTTGATGTGCATCTTCTATCCCGTTTTGGTTGATGCAACGCAAATTGACATGATCGAAGCGGAACGTTCACAACGCGATCAGGAAGAGGCCGCCGAGCCAGGGACGGGCTTTTTCGGTCGACCAGGGATATCGGGCACAACGTGA
- the serC gene encoding 3-phosphoserine/phosphohydroxythreonine transaminase has product MTASAQGVQSTSAQSSASHPERVFNFSAGPATMPESVLREVQDEMLCYPGAGASIMEISHRDKLFVDVLHDAESTIRELLNVSDDYSVMFMQGGATLQFSAIPANLLRGSGKRAQYVLTGSWGKKAVKEAKKEGDVDVLFDAAESNYDHIPSASDLACPDDAAYMYYCSNETIQGVQFPTEPNCPDSVPLVSDASSDFLCRPLPIEKYGLLYACAQKNAGPAGVSVVIMRKDLLDKADPNIPGYLHFKNHHDNDSEWNTPPTFAIYVLGKVARWLRDDMGGLEKMESINHEKSQQLYSVIDSSNGFYRGHAQTDCRSLMNVTFNLPSDELTAKFIAEAAEHKLAALKGHRSVGGIRASIYNAMPREGVNALASFMNNFASKNS; this is encoded by the coding sequence ATGACTGCATCAGCCCAAGGTGTGCAATCCACTTCCGCCCAATCTTCCGCGAGCCACCCCGAGCGGGTGTTCAATTTTTCGGCGGGACCAGCCACCATGCCCGAATCGGTGCTGCGGGAAGTCCAAGATGAGATGCTGTGTTACCCCGGCGCGGGCGCGTCGATCATGGAAATCAGCCACCGTGACAAGTTGTTCGTCGACGTGCTTCATGACGCTGAATCCACGATTCGCGAATTGCTGAATGTCAGCGACGATTACTCGGTGATGTTCATGCAAGGCGGAGCGACACTGCAATTCTCCGCGATTCCAGCCAACCTGCTTCGCGGCAGCGGTAAACGAGCCCAATACGTACTGACGGGATCATGGGGCAAAAAAGCGGTCAAGGAAGCCAAGAAAGAGGGTGACGTCGATGTCCTCTTCGACGCCGCAGAGTCGAACTATGACCACATTCCGTCAGCGTCCGATTTGGCTTGCCCCGACGACGCTGCCTACATGTACTACTGCAGCAACGAAACCATCCAAGGCGTTCAGTTCCCAACCGAACCAAACTGCCCGGACTCGGTACCGTTGGTCAGCGACGCGTCCAGCGATTTCCTCTGCCGTCCTTTGCCGATCGAGAAGTACGGCTTGCTCTACGCCTGTGCTCAAAAGAACGCGGGACCTGCCGGCGTGTCAGTGGTGATCATGCGAAAGGATTTGCTCGACAAAGCCGATCCGAACATCCCCGGCTACTTGCACTTCAAGAACCATCACGACAACGACTCGGAATGGAACACTCCACCGACGTTCGCCATCTACGTGCTCGGCAAAGTCGCTCGTTGGCTTCGCGATGACATGGGCGGACTGGAAAAGATGGAATCCATCAACCACGAAAAATCGCAGCAGTTGTATTCCGTGATCGATTCCAGCAACGGTTTCTATCGTGGCCACGCGCAAACGGATTGCCGAAGCCTGATGAACGTGACGTTCAATCTGCCCAGCGACGAACTGACCGCGAAATTCATTGCGGAAGCTGCTGAGCACAAACTTGCCGCACTCAAGGGTCACCGCAGCGTCGGCGGTATCCGAGCGAGCATCTACAACGCGATGCCTCGTGAAGGTGTCAACGCATTGGCGTCGTTCATGAACAACTTCGCCAGCAAGAACAGCTAG